GCGAGCGGTTTATATTTCTATCGTCTCACCTCTGATAGAGCCGCCGCCGCCGGCAAGATGCTTCTCCTGAAGTAAACCGCTTGTCCGGGCATCCATCTTTCCCCTTGACTTGCCATAGCGAGCTCTTGATAATAACAGGATGATTCCCCGCCGCAGACGAAATCTCGCCGTAATCATTTTCACGCTCCTGGTGATACTGCTGGTAAACCTCTCCTGGTGGTTCTTCTATCAGAGAGCGGAACGGAGCTTTGAAGAGCAGCTCTCGCGACGTCTCTCCTCTCTGGCTGTCCTGGGGGGACGACATCTCACCCCCCTTTCGCTCGAGCCCTACCCCTCCTCTGACCTTATCGGATATGACTTCATTATTGAGATTCTCGAGAGCATAAAGGAGGCCGATTCCCTCTCGGAAGTCTTTATAATCGACCCTGTTTACAGATATCTGGCAACCACCCAATTTGACGCTGATACCCTCTATTATCTAGCGGCTTTGAATCGACGTTATATCGATTCCGCCTTCTATATAGGGATGCAACAGCCGGTGGTGACCGGCGGCTATCGTGTCGGCGACCTGTTTCTCAAATCTGCCTTTATTGGGCTCACCGATACCGCCGGAGCGGTCACCGCTGTGCTGGGTATTGAGGCCGATATCGATTATTCTGATGACCTTCTCAGTCTGAAGAGAAATCTTTATCTTTCCGGCGCCGTTTCGGTCGGCAGCGGCATTCTTTTTGGCATTTTTTTCTATTTCGTTCAACGGCGGATAAACTCATCCGAACAGGCCCTTTTTCTGTCACAGGCGCAAGCCAACCTGGGACGAATGGTGGCGGTTGTTTCCCACGAGATCAAGAATCCTCTAATGATAATCCGCGCCTCAGCGGAACGTCTCAAGAGAACGCCGGATTTCCCGGAGGCGCAGTTTATTCTCGAAGAAACCGACCGTCTTAATAAAATTGTCTCCAATTACCTGGGGATTGCCGGTGGCAGAAGAAGCCTTCAGACGGTCAGTGTTGAATTGAATGAGCTGCTCCGGCAGGTCCATGACCAGTTTTCCAGGCGGTTTGAAGCAGACGGCATATCTCTCCAACTGAGCCTCTCTGAGAAAGAACTTCATGCCATAGCCGACCCCTCCGCGCTTCGTCAGGTAGTTCTCAACCTGATACTGAATGCCGCCGATGCCGTCCGGGGGATACCGGATGCTGTCATTGAGCTTCAGACGGAGACGTCCGGTGACAAAGCAGTCATCCGCGTCATTGACATTGGCCCCGGTGTTCCGCCCTCAGTCTTGAAACATATCTTCGAGCC
This region of Candidatus Zixiibacteriota bacterium genomic DNA includes:
- a CDS encoding HAMP domain-containing sensor histidine kinase, coding for MIPRRRRNLAVIIFTLLVILLVNLSWWFFYQRAERSFEEQLSRRLSSLAVLGGRHLTPLSLEPYPSSDLIGYDFIIEILESIKEADSLSEVFIIDPVYRYLATTQFDADTLYYLAALNRRYIDSAFYIGMQQPVVTGGYRVGDLFLKSAFIGLTDTAGAVTAVLGIEADIDYSDDLLSLKRNLYLSGAVSVGSGILFGIFFYFVQRRINSSEQALFLSQAQANLGRMVAVVSHEIKNPLMIIRASAERLKRTPDFPEAQFILEETDRLNKIVSNYLGIAGGRRSLQTVSVELNELLRQVHDQFSRRFEADGISLQLSLSEKELHAIADPSALRQVVLNLILNAADAVRGIPDAVIELQTETSGDKAVIRVIDIGPGVPPSVLKHIFEPFYTTKTSGSGLGLFLSKKLVTEMKGDISVQSKKGGPTEFRVELPAADKKDA